Proteins from one Hydrogenophaga sp. SL48 genomic window:
- a CDS encoding porin family protein — translation MKRFIPLVAIATLATASVAANAQGLYGELGYTPLKLEGNVSGVGVTSKPSNVRGIIGYELNDNLAVESMLSLGLRDSAVKVGGFNSGGKAEVDNMIGVFVKPKVHVGEGLEVFGRLGATRAKLSIGSENASDTSIAYGLGASYHINSQLSVNADYMTYHDKDDVTLKGFTVGVGYKF, via the coding sequence ATGAAGCGTTTCATTCCCCTCGTTGCCATCGCCACGCTCGCCACCGCCTCGGTGGCGGCAAATGCCCAGGGCCTGTACGGCGAACTCGGCTACACCCCTCTGAAGCTCGAAGGCAACGTCTCTGGTGTGGGCGTGACGTCCAAGCCGTCCAACGTGCGCGGCATCATCGGCTACGAGCTCAACGACAACCTCGCGGTCGAGAGCATGCTCAGCCTCGGCCTGCGTGACTCCGCCGTGAAGGTGGGCGGTTTCAATTCGGGTGGCAAGGCCGAGGTGGACAACATGATCGGTGTGTTCGTCAAACCCAAGGTCCATGTCGGCGAGGGTCTGGAAGTGTTTGGTCGCCTCGGCGCCACGCGGGCCAAGCTGTCCATCGGCAGCGAGAACGCGAGCGACACCTCCATCGCCTACGGTCTCGGCGCGAGCTACCACATCAACAGCCAGCTCTCGGTCAACGCCGATTACATGACGTACCACGACAAGGACGACGTCACCCTCAAGGGCTTCACCGTCGGCGTCGGCTACAAGTTCTGA
- a CDS encoding YbhB/YbcL family Raf kinase inhibitor-like protein, whose translation MKPALFLLLAGLAGAAGAADFTLSSPTVKPHGTLGAPQVFNGFGCTGGNVSPALAWQNPPAGTRSFALTTYDPDAPTGSGWWHWVVYNIPATVSALPEDAGRVDGSRLPAGAQQGRTDYGVAGFGGACPPVGDKPHRYQFTLHALKTDRLEVPANASAALIGFMISGQRLGSVTLQATYGR comes from the coding sequence TTGAAACCCGCCCTCTTTCTTCTTCTTGCCGGCCTGGCCGGTGCCGCCGGTGCCGCCGACTTCACCCTGAGCAGCCCCACGGTGAAACCCCATGGCACGCTGGGTGCCCCCCAGGTGTTCAACGGTTTTGGCTGCACAGGTGGCAATGTGTCGCCGGCGCTCGCGTGGCAGAACCCGCCTGCGGGCACGCGCAGCTTTGCGCTCACCACCTACGACCCCGACGCGCCCACGGGCTCGGGGTGGTGGCACTGGGTGGTCTACAACATCCCGGCAACGGTCAGCGCATTGCCCGAAGACGCTGGCCGCGTCGATGGCTCGCGCCTGCCTGCGGGCGCCCAGCAGGGCCGCACCGATTACGGTGTCGCCGGCTTTGGCGGTGCCTGCCCACCCGTGGGCGACAAACCGCACCGCTACCAGTTCACCTTGCACGCGCTCAAGACCGATCGCCTGGAGGTGCCTGCCAATGCCTCGGCGGCGCTGATCGGTTTCATGATCTCGGGTCAAAGGCTGGGCAGTGTGACGCTGCAAGCCACCTACGGGCGCTGA
- the narI gene encoding respiratory nitrate reductase subunit gamma, translating into MNPLHNFLFTVYPYICLAVFFMGSLARFDRDQYTWKSDSSQLLRKGQLRWGSNLFHIGILFLFGGHTVGLLTPHFMYEPFITAEQKQLVAVTAGGIAGVICFIGLTLLLHRRIFDDRIRLTSHRTDLGILIILWVQLVLGLITLPYSFGHKDAGVMLALADWAQRIVTFRPDAAGLVALDWPYKVHLVLGMTIFLLFPFSRLVHVWSGFGTLAYIVRPYQVVRSRKLGLNADTTRQR; encoded by the coding sequence ATGAACCCGCTGCACAACTTCCTCTTCACCGTCTATCCCTACATCTGCCTGGCGGTGTTCTTCATGGGCAGCCTGGCCCGGTTCGACCGCGACCAGTACACCTGGAAAAGCGATTCGTCGCAGCTGCTGCGCAAGGGCCAGTTGCGCTGGGGCAGCAACCTGTTCCACATCGGCATCCTGTTCCTGTTCGGGGGTCACACGGTGGGCCTGCTCACGCCGCACTTCATGTACGAGCCCTTCATCACCGCCGAACAGAAGCAGCTGGTGGCCGTGACCGCGGGCGGCATCGCCGGCGTGATCTGCTTCATCGGCCTGACGCTGCTGCTGCACCGCCGCATCTTCGACGACCGCATCCGCCTCACCAGCCACCGCACCGACCTCGGCATCCTGATCATCCTGTGGGTGCAGCTGGTGCTGGGCCTGATCACCCTGCCGTATTCGTTCGGCCACAAGGACGCGGGCGTGATGCTGGCGCTGGCCGACTGGGCCCAGCGCATCGTGACCTTCCGCCCCGACGCCGCCGGCCTGGTGGCGCTGGACTGGCCCTACAAGGTGCACCTGGTGCTGGGCATGACGATCTTCCTGCTCTTCCCCTTCTCGCGTCTGGTGCACGTATGGAGCGGCTTCGGCACGCTGGCCTACATCGTCCGCCCTTACCAGGTGGTGCGCAGCCGCAAGCTGGGCCTGAACGCCGACACCACGCGCCAGCGCTGA
- a CDS encoding carbonic anhydrase, which yields MPDELLLRLRDFHEDYFPLHQQRFQDLVAQGQHPKTLFIGCSDSRLVPYLLTGAAPGELFLVRNVGALVPPYDQSHGLHGTMAAIEYAVLSLHVERIIVCGHSHCGAVRAAYDGAPAEAVALRSWLRLMDEALLPVQPSREALHRTEQRSVVLQLERLMGYPMVRREVEAGRLTLHGWHYVIEDGEVHVFDAQQGDFVAASVSTHSGTGPYQPYVEHDGQIIEP from the coding sequence ATGCCCGACGAGCTGCTGCTGCGCCTGCGCGATTTCCACGAGGACTATTTTCCGCTGCACCAGCAGCGCTTTCAGGACCTGGTGGCGCAGGGGCAGCACCCCAAGACGCTGTTCATCGGCTGCTCCGATTCGCGCCTCGTGCCCTACCTGCTCACGGGCGCGGCGCCGGGTGAGCTGTTCCTGGTGCGCAACGTGGGCGCGCTGGTGCCACCCTACGACCAGTCGCACGGCCTGCACGGCACCATGGCCGCGATCGAATACGCGGTGCTCAGCCTGCACGTCGAGCGCATCATCGTGTGTGGACACAGCCACTGCGGGGCGGTCCGGGCCGCCTACGACGGCGCACCCGCCGAAGCGGTGGCGCTGCGTTCATGGCTGCGGCTGATGGACGAGGCCCTGCTGCCGGTGCAACCCAGCCGGGAGGCCTTGCACCGCACCGAACAGCGGTCCGTGGTGCTGCAGCTGGAGCGCCTCATGGGCTACCCCATGGTGCGGCGCGAGGTGGAGGCGGGGCGCCTCACCCTGCACGGATGGCACTATGTGATCGAAGATGGCGAGGTGCATGTGTTCGATGCCCAGCAGGGCGACTTCGTGGCCGCCTCGGTGTCCACCCACAGCGGCACCGGCCCATACCAGCCCTATGTCGAACACGACGGACAGATCATTGAACCTTGA
- a CDS encoding peptidylprolyl isomerase, translated as MSPSSSVGCGSSSCACADLAQPQVASINGITLHEPGEALDAQTLRERAYTELLMQEAVKQGLLPRYRGLVAQQPDDAQRQVIETMLDQAVTSPDPTEDECRRHYEAQKNRLIVGQALHVRHILFAVTPGVNVHALSQRAETALLELSRKDVPAGRFAQLAAELSNCPSGAQGGDLGWVTPEACAPELANELFFQTDSRWGMGVHPRLVHTRFGLHIIEVLGRKKGVLPEFEQVRDQIASRLALQSRSTALRQYMQLLVGQAQVEGVELEGADSPLVQ; from the coding sequence ATGAGCCCATCTTCCTCCGTCGGTTGCGGCAGCAGCAGCTGCGCCTGCGCCGACCTGGCCCAACCCCAGGTGGCCAGCATCAATGGCATCACCTTGCACGAGCCCGGTGAGGCGCTCGACGCCCAGACCCTGCGCGAGCGCGCCTACACCGAGCTGCTGATGCAGGAAGCGGTGAAACAGGGCCTGCTGCCGCGTTACAGGGGTCTGGTGGCGCAGCAGCCGGACGACGCGCAGCGCCAGGTCATCGAGACCATGCTCGACCAGGCCGTGACCTCACCCGACCCCACCGAAGACGAATGCCGACGTCACTACGAGGCGCAGAAAAACCGGCTGATCGTCGGGCAGGCGCTGCATGTGCGGCACATCCTGTTCGCGGTGACGCCGGGCGTGAACGTGCACGCGCTGTCGCAGCGCGCCGAGACGGCCTTGCTGGAGCTCTCGCGCAAGGACGTGCCTGCGGGCCGCTTCGCGCAACTGGCGGCCGAGTTGTCGAACTGCCCCTCGGGCGCCCAGGGCGGCGACCTGGGCTGGGTGACCCCGGAGGCCTGCGCGCCCGAGCTGGCGAACGAACTGTTCTTCCAGACCGATTCGCGCTGGGGCATGGGCGTGCACCCGCGCCTGGTGCACACGCGCTTCGGCCTGCACATCATCGAGGTGCTGGGTCGCAAGAAAGGCGTTTTGCCCGAGTTCGAGCAGGTCCGCGACCAGATCGCCAGCCGGCTCGCGCTGCAGTCGCGCAGCACCGCGCTGCGCCAGTACATGCAGCTGCTGGTGGGACAGGCCCAGGTGGAGGGCGTCGAGCTGGAGGGCGCCGACAGTCCGCTCGTCCAGTAG
- a CDS encoding nitrate reductase subunit alpha: MSHFLDRLTHFTLPKEAFSGNHGLTTNEDRTWEDSYRNRWAHDKIVRSTHGVNCTGSCSWKIYVKGGIVTWETQQTDYPRTRWDMPNHEPRGCARGASYSWYLYSANRVKYPMVRGRLLERWRAALKVSKSPVDAWALIQQDANARRDYQQVRGMGGFVRSTWDEVNQLIAAANVYTIKQHGADRIIGFSPIPAMSMVSYAAGSRYLSLIGGVCMSFYDWYCDLPPASPQVWGEQTDVPESADWYNSSFIIAWGSNVPQTRTPDAHFFTEVRYKGTKTVAVTPDYSEVAKLSDLWLHPKQGTDAALAMAMGHVALKEFYFPDGGKQRSSYFDDYARRYTDLPLLVMLKEHTLPDGTVTMVPDRYLRASDFNGKMGQKSNPEWKTVAFDTDGKAVLPNGSIGFRWGEPGREDEGKWNLESKEARGNTDVKLKLSVIEDGEQEHQVVDVGFPYFGGNATPHFTANAQNGEINHAKVPAVRLRLGKAGDERYAMVATVFDLQVAQYGIDRGLGSGAKNFDDNAAYTPAWQESITGVPRDQVITVARQFADNADKTHGKSMVIIGAAMNHWYHADMNYRGVINLLMMCGCIGQSGGGWAHYVGQEKLRPQTGWVPLAFATDWVRPPRQMNSTSFFYAHTDQWRYEKLGMEEIVSPTLSAADKAAFSGSMIDFNVRAERMGWLPSAPQLKTNPMQVVKDAQAAGLDAKDYVVKALKDGTLEMSCEDPDAPQNWPRNMFVWRSNLLGSSGKGHEYFCKHLLGTENGVQGKDLGKDDAKPAEVTWHKDAPQGKLDLLVTLDFRMSTTCLYSDIVLPTASWYEKNDLNTSDMHPFIHPLSAAVDPVWQSRSDWEIYKGFAKTFSEVCVGHLGVEKEVVLSPIMHDTPGEMAQAFEVKEWKKGHCDLIPGKTAPQIAVVERDYPNTFKRFTALGPLLDKLGNGGKGIGWKTGTEVEQLGQLNGKTLEEGVSQGMPRIVTDIDACETILQLAPETNGHVAVKAWEALGKQTGRDHTHLAIYREDEKIRYRDIQAQPRKIISSPTWSGIESETVSYNAGYTNVHEYIPWRTLTGRQQFYQDHPWMIAFGEGFGSYRPPVDLKTTEGIHNIKPNGNKEIQLNFITPHQKWGIHSTYSDNLMMLTLNRGGTVIWLSEEDAKSAGIVDNDWVELFNINGAVAARAVVSQRVNPGMVMMYHSQEKIINTPGSEITGVRGGIHNSVTRIVLKPTHMIGGYAQLSYGFNYYGTIGTNRDEFVVVRKMDKVDWLDTPADDHLVRAYQSQGENP, translated from the coding sequence ATGAGCCACTTTCTGGACCGATTGACCCACTTCACCCTGCCCAAGGAAGCCTTCTCGGGCAACCACGGCCTGACGACCAACGAAGACCGCACCTGGGAAGACAGCTACCGCAACCGCTGGGCCCACGACAAGATCGTGCGCAGCACCCACGGCGTGAACTGCACAGGCTCCTGCTCGTGGAAGATCTACGTCAAGGGCGGCATCGTCACCTGGGAAACCCAGCAGACCGACTACCCGCGCACCCGCTGGGACATGCCCAACCACGAGCCGCGCGGCTGCGCGCGTGGGGCCTCGTACAGCTGGTACCTGTATTCCGCCAACCGTGTGAAGTACCCCATGGTGCGCGGCCGCCTGCTCGAACGCTGGCGCGCTGCGCTCAAGGTGAGCAAGAGCCCGGTGGACGCCTGGGCGCTGATCCAGCAGGACGCCAACGCCCGTCGCGACTACCAGCAGGTGCGTGGCATGGGTGGCTTCGTGCGCAGCACCTGGGACGAGGTCAACCAGCTCATCGCCGCGGCCAACGTCTACACCATCAAGCAGCACGGCGCCGACCGCATCATCGGCTTCTCGCCCATCCCCGCCATGTCCATGGTGAGCTACGCCGCCGGCTCGCGCTACCTGTCGCTGATTGGCGGCGTGTGCATGAGCTTCTACGACTGGTACTGCGACCTGCCGCCCGCCAGCCCGCAGGTCTGGGGTGAACAGACCGACGTGCCCGAATCGGCCGACTGGTACAACAGCTCGTTCATCATCGCCTGGGGTTCCAACGTGCCCCAGACCCGCACGCCCGACGCCCACTTCTTCACCGAGGTGCGCTACAAGGGCACCAAGACGGTGGCGGTCACGCCCGACTATTCCGAAGTCGCCAAACTCTCCGACCTCTGGCTGCACCCCAAGCAGGGCACCGACGCCGCGCTCGCCATGGCCATGGGCCATGTGGCGCTCAAAGAGTTCTACTTCCCCGACGGCGGCAAGCAGCGCTCCAGCTATTTCGACGACTACGCCCGCCGCTACACCGACCTTCCGTTGCTGGTGATGCTGAAGGAACACACCCTGCCCGACGGCACGGTGACCATGGTGCCCGACCGTTACCTGCGCGCCAGCGACTTCAACGGCAAGATGGGCCAGAAGAGCAACCCCGAGTGGAAGACCGTGGCCTTCGACACCGACGGCAAGGCGGTGCTGCCCAACGGCTCCATCGGCTTCCGCTGGGGTGAGCCCGGCCGCGAAGACGAAGGCAAGTGGAACCTGGAGTCCAAGGAAGCGCGCGGCAACACCGACGTGAAGCTCAAGCTGTCGGTGATCGAAGACGGTGAGCAGGAACACCAGGTGGTGGACGTCGGCTTCCCGTACTTCGGCGGCAACGCCACCCCCCACTTCACCGCCAACGCGCAGAACGGCGAGATCAACCACGCCAAGGTACCGGCCGTGCGCCTGCGCCTGGGCAAGGCCGGTGACGAGCGTTACGCCATGGTGGCCACCGTGTTCGACCTGCAGGTCGCGCAGTACGGCATCGACCGCGGTCTGGGCAGTGGTGCCAAGAACTTCGATGACAACGCCGCCTACACCCCGGCCTGGCAGGAAAGCATCACCGGCGTGCCACGCGACCAGGTCATCACCGTCGCGCGCCAGTTCGCCGACAACGCCGACAAGACGCACGGCAAGTCCATGGTGATCATCGGCGCGGCCATGAACCACTGGTACCACGCCGACATGAACTACCGCGGCGTCATCAACCTCCTGATGATGTGTGGCTGCATCGGCCAGAGCGGCGGCGGCTGGGCGCACTACGTGGGCCAGGAAAAGCTGCGCCCGCAAACCGGCTGGGTGCCGCTGGCATTTGCCACCGACTGGGTGCGCCCTCCGCGCCAGATGAACAGCACCAGCTTCTTCTACGCCCACACCGACCAGTGGCGCTACGAGAAGCTCGGCATGGAAGAGATCGTGTCGCCCACGCTGAGCGCTGCCGACAAGGCCGCCTTCAGCGGCAGCATGATCGACTTCAACGTGCGCGCCGAGCGCATGGGCTGGTTGCCGAGCGCACCGCAGCTCAAGACGAATCCGATGCAGGTCGTCAAGGACGCGCAGGCTGCCGGCCTGGACGCCAAGGACTACGTGGTCAAGGCGCTGAAAGACGGCACGCTGGAGATGAGCTGCGAAGACCCGGATGCACCACAGAACTGGCCGCGCAACATGTTTGTCTGGCGCTCCAACCTGCTGGGCTCCAGCGGCAAAGGCCACGAGTATTTCTGCAAGCACCTGCTGGGCACCGAAAACGGTGTGCAGGGCAAGGACCTCGGCAAGGACGACGCCAAGCCCGCCGAGGTGACGTGGCACAAGGACGCGCCGCAAGGCAAGCTGGACCTGCTGGTCACGCTCGACTTCCGCATGAGCACGACCTGCCTGTACTCCGACATCGTGCTGCCGACCGCGAGCTGGTACGAGAAGAACGACCTCAACACCAGCGACATGCACCCCTTCATCCACCCGCTGTCGGCGGCCGTGGACCCGGTGTGGCAGTCGCGTTCGGACTGGGAGATCTACAAGGGCTTCGCCAAGACCTTCAGCGAGGTCTGCGTGGGCCACCTGGGCGTGGAAAAAGAGGTGGTGCTCTCGCCCATCATGCACGACACCCCCGGGGAAATGGCACAGGCCTTTGAGGTCAAGGAATGGAAGAAGGGCCACTGTGACCTGATCCCCGGCAAGACCGCGCCGCAGATCGCCGTGGTCGAGCGCGACTACCCCAACACCTTCAAGCGCTTCACGGCCCTGGGGCCGCTGCTCGACAAGCTGGGCAACGGCGGCAAGGGCATCGGCTGGAAAACCGGCACCGAGGTCGAACAGCTCGGCCAGCTCAACGGCAAGACGCTGGAAGAGGGGGTGTCGCAGGGCATGCCGCGCATCGTCACCGACATCGACGCCTGTGAAACCATCCTGCAACTCGCGCCCGAGACCAACGGCCACGTGGCCGTGAAGGCCTGGGAAGCGCTGGGCAAGCAGACCGGGCGCGACCACACCCACCTGGCGATCTACCGCGAAGACGAGAAGATCCGTTACCGCGACATCCAGGCGCAGCCGCGCAAGATCATCAGCTCGCCGACCTGGAGCGGTATCGAGAGCGAGACGGTGAGCTACAACGCCGGCTACACCAACGTGCACGAATACATCCCATGGCGCACCCTCACCGGTCGCCAGCAGTTCTACCAGGACCACCCCTGGATGATCGCCTTCGGCGAGGGCTTCGGCAGCTACCGCCCGCCGGTGGACCTGAAGACCACCGAGGGCATCCACAACATCAAGCCCAACGGCAACAAAGAGATCCAGCTGAACTTCATCACGCCGCACCAGAAGTGGGGGATTCACTCCACCTACAGCGACAACCTGATGATGCTCACGCTGAACCGCGGCGGTACCGTGATCTGGCTCAGCGAAGAGGACGCGAAGAGCGCCGGCATCGTGGACAACGACTGGGTCGAGCTGTTCAACATCAACGGCGCCGTGGCGGCCCGCGCGGTGGTGAGCCAGCGCGTCAACCCCGGCATGGTGATGATGTACCACTCGCAGGAAAAGATCATCAACACCCCCGGGTCGGAGATCACCGGCGTGCGCGGCGGCATCCACAACTCGGTGACCCGCATCGTGCTCAAGCCCACCCACATGATCGGCGGCTACGCGCAGCTGAGCTACGGCTTCAACTACTACGGAACCATCGGCACCAACCGCGACGAGTTCGTGGTGGTGCGCAAGATGGACAAGGTCGACTGGCTCGACACACCGGCCGACGACCACCTGGTGCGTGCGTACCAGTCGCAAGGCGAGAACCCCTGA
- the trhO gene encoding oxygen-dependent tRNA uridine(34) hydroxylase TrhO, translated as MPRYLTAALYKFVDLPDFAALRDPLLAVCEAHQVKGTLLLAREGINGTIAGPEAGVRAVLAFLHADPRLATLGHKASWSDKPPFLRMKVRLKKEIVTLGVPELDPNRTVGQYVKPQDWNALLADPDVLVIDTRNDYEVAIGSFKGAINPDIKTFTELPAWLDAQPALQDGKKPKVAMFCTGGIRCEKSTALMKMRGFDEVYHLEGGILKYLEEVPPGQSTWEGECFVFDERVSVGHGLRPGPHELCRSCRWPLGEAEKASPLYVKGVSCPHCHDQRSPEEKARLAERQRQVELAEVRGEVHVGARMPSREGP; from the coding sequence ATGCCCCGCTACCTCACCGCCGCTCTCTACAAGTTCGTCGATCTGCCCGACTTCGCCGCGCTGCGCGACCCCCTGCTCGCGGTGTGCGAAGCCCACCAGGTCAAGGGCACCTTGCTGCTCGCGCGCGAGGGCATCAACGGCACCATCGCCGGCCCCGAGGCGGGCGTGCGGGCCGTGCTGGCGTTTCTTCATGCCGACCCGCGCCTGGCCACCCTGGGGCACAAGGCCTCGTGGTCGGACAAGCCGCCCTTCCTGCGCATGAAGGTGCGGCTGAAGAAAGAGATCGTCACCCTCGGTGTGCCCGAGCTCGACCCGAACCGCACGGTGGGGCAGTACGTGAAACCGCAGGACTGGAACGCGCTGCTGGCCGATCCCGACGTGCTCGTGATCGACACCCGCAACGACTACGAGGTCGCCATCGGCAGCTTCAAGGGCGCCATCAACCCCGACATCAAGACCTTCACCGAACTGCCGGCCTGGCTCGATGCGCAGCCCGCGCTGCAGGACGGCAAGAAACCGAAGGTCGCGATGTTCTGCACCGGCGGCATCCGCTGCGAGAAGTCCACCGCGTTGATGAAGATGCGCGGTTTCGACGAGGTGTATCACCTCGAAGGCGGCATCCTCAAATACCTCGAAGAGGTGCCGCCCGGGCAGAGCACCTGGGAGGGCGAGTGCTTCGTGTTCGACGAACGCGTGAGCGTGGGCCACGGGCTGCGGCCCGGCCCCCACGAGCTGTGCCGCTCATGCCGCTGGCCGCTGGGCGAGGCAGAGAAGGCGTCGCCGCTGTACGTGAAGGGCGTGAGCTGCCCGCATTGCCACGACCAGCGCAGCCCCGAGGAGAAAGCACGGCTGGCCGAGCGCCAGCGCCAGGTGGAGCTGGCCGAGGTGCGCGGCGAGGTGCACGTGGGGGCGCGCATGCCTTCGCGCGAAGGTCCCTGA
- the narH gene encoding nitrate reductase subunit beta: protein MKIRAQIGMVLNLDKCIGCHTCSVTCKNVWTSRPGVEYAWFNNVETKPGIGYPKEWENQDKWNGGWVRKADGSIVPKQGGKWSLLMKIFSNPNLPQIDDYYEPFTFDYDHLQSAPEMKHAPTARPRSLITGKRMEKIEWGPNWEEILGGEFSKRSKDANMDGFEQAQKDMMGQFENTFMMYLPRLCEHCLNPACVASCPSGSIYKREEDGIVLIDQDKCRGWRMCVSGCPYKKIYYNWKSGKAEKCIFCYPRIEAGQPTVCSETCVGRIRYLGVLLYDADRIAEAASTPNEIDLYQAQLDLFLDPNDPKVIEQARIDGIPDAWMAAARQSPVYKMAVEWKVALPLHPEYRTLPMVWYVPPLSPITASANAGMLSQNGEIPDVSQLRIPVKYLANLLTAGDTGPVVRALERMLAMRSYQRTKHVDGLVNQEVLDQVGLTAREVEEMYRYMAIANYEDRFVIPTTHREYAENTFNVKGGCGFSFGNGCSEGQTETSLFGSEKKRTIPIKLGA from the coding sequence ATGAAAATTCGCGCACAAATCGGCATGGTGCTCAACCTGGACAAGTGCATCGGCTGCCACACCTGTTCGGTCACCTGCAAGAACGTCTGGACCAGCCGGCCCGGTGTGGAATACGCCTGGTTCAACAACGTCGAGACCAAGCCCGGCATCGGTTACCCCAAGGAGTGGGAAAACCAGGACAAGTGGAACGGTGGCTGGGTCCGCAAGGCCGACGGTTCCATCGTGCCCAAGCAGGGTGGCAAGTGGTCGCTGCTGATGAAGATCTTCAGCAACCCCAACCTGCCGCAGATCGACGACTACTACGAGCCCTTCACCTTCGACTACGACCACCTGCAGTCGGCGCCGGAGATGAAGCACGCGCCCACCGCGCGCCCGCGTTCGCTGATCACCGGCAAGCGCATGGAGAAGATCGAGTGGGGCCCGAACTGGGAAGAGATCCTCGGCGGCGAGTTCAGCAAGCGCAGCAAAGACGCGAACATGGACGGTTTCGAGCAGGCCCAGAAAGACATGATGGGCCAGTTCGAGAACACCTTCATGATGTACCTGCCGCGCCTGTGCGAGCACTGCCTGAACCCGGCCTGTGTGGCCTCGTGCCCCTCGGGCTCGATCTACAAGCGCGAGGAAGACGGCATCGTGCTGATCGACCAGGACAAGTGCCGCGGCTGGCGCATGTGCGTGAGCGGCTGCCCCTACAAGAAGATCTACTACAACTGGAAAAGCGGCAAGGCCGAGAAGTGCATCTTCTGCTACCCGCGCATCGAAGCCGGCCAGCCCACGGTGTGCTCCGAAACCTGCGTCGGTCGCATCCGTTACCTCGGCGTGCTGCTGTACGACGCCGACCGCATCGCCGAAGCCGCGAGCACGCCCAACGAGATCGATCTCTACCAGGCCCAGCTCGACCTGTTCCTCGACCCGAACGATCCCAAGGTGATCGAGCAGGCGCGCATCGACGGCATCCCCGATGCCTGGATGGCCGCGGCCCGCCAGAGCCCGGTCTACAAGATGGCGGTGGAGTGGAAGGTGGCCCTGCCGCTGCACCCCGAATACCGCACCCTGCCCATGGTCTGGTACGTGCCACCGCTCTCGCCCATCACCGCCTCGGCCAACGCCGGCATGCTGAGCCAGAACGGCGAGATCCCGGACGTGTCGCAGCTGCGCATTCCGGTCAAGTACCTGGCCAACCTGCTGACCGCCGGCGACACCGGCCCGGTGGTGCGCGCGCTCGAACGCATGCTCGCCATGCGCTCCTACCAGCGCACCAAACACGTGGACGGCCTGGTCAACCAGGAGGTGCTCGACCAGGTGGGCCTGACCGCCCGCGAGGTGGAAGAGATGTACCGCTACATGGCGATCGCGAACTACGAAGACCGCTTCGTGATCCCGACCACGCACCGCGAGTACGCCGAAAACACCTTCAACGTGAAGGGCGGCTGCGGCTTCAGTTTCGGCAACGGCTGCTCGGAAGGCCAGACCGAAACCAGTCTGTTCGGTTCTGAAAAGAAGCGCACCATCCCGATCAAGCTGGGAGCATGA
- the narJ gene encoding nitrate reductase molybdenum cofactor assembly chaperone → MFAPSPPQARLTLRVLAHLLRYPDAAFREHTAELRQALRDEAALPAARLAELDALLRHLATQPALDVESEYVELFDRGRRTALHLFEHVHGDSRDRGPAMIDLIQTYEKAGLFLGPSELPDYLPVVLEFASTQPPQQAREFMGEIAHIVRVIFSALAGRQSPYASVLAAVLELAGEKAEAVAVAPEPEMDESWAEPEVFGGCSTEGQAKPNQPQPIQIVRKSPQPSQGAQA, encoded by the coding sequence CTGTTTGCTCCCTCCCCTCCACAGGCCCGCCTCACGCTGCGCGTGCTGGCGCACCTGCTGCGTTACCCCGACGCGGCGTTCCGCGAGCACACGGCCGAGCTGCGGCAGGCGCTGCGCGACGAAGCGGCGCTGCCGGCCGCGCGGCTGGCCGAACTCGACGCGCTGCTCAGGCACCTGGCCACCCAGCCGGCGCTGGACGTCGAGTCCGAGTACGTCGAGCTGTTCGACCGCGGTCGCCGCACCGCGCTGCACCTGTTCGAGCACGTGCACGGCGATTCGCGCGACCGTGGCCCGGCCATGATCGACCTGATCCAGACCTACGAAAAGGCCGGACTGTTCCTCGGCCCCAGCGAGCTGCCCGACTATTTGCCGGTGGTGCTCGAATTCGCGTCCACGCAGCCGCCCCAGCAGGCGCGTGAATTCATGGGCGAGATCGCGCACATCGTGCGCGTGATCTTCAGCGCGCTGGCCGGTCGCCAGAGCCCTTACGCCAGCGTGCTGGCGGCGGTGCTGGAGCTGGCGGGCGAGAAAGCCGAAGCCGTGGCCGTCGCGCCCGAGCCGGAGATGGACGAGAGCTGGGCCGAGCCCGAGGTGTTCGGTGGATGCTCGACCGAAGGCCAGGCCAAGCCGAACCAGCCCCAGCCCATCCAGATCGTCAGAAAGTCACCCCAACCTTCCCAAGGAGCGCAGGCATGA
- a CDS encoding ribonucleotide reductase subunit alpha gives MNIATFDDLLSAARTQPQPQRLLFVFAGIELPDDASPAERAGFERGEGGALVPQMCVDKAPDEIVSFEQFKQEARQMGPDWGMVFAAALSGRSGRAPTSEDAEKPLQDMVEAIRLGRLQAFIPFNPEGEAVQLG, from the coding sequence ATGAACATTGCCACCTTTGACGACCTGTTGAGCGCCGCCCGCACACAACCCCAGCCGCAGCGGCTGCTGTTCGTGTTCGCGGGCATCGAGCTGCCCGACGACGCGAGCCCCGCCGAACGCGCGGGTTTCGAACGTGGCGAGGGCGGTGCGCTGGTGCCTCAGATGTGCGTGGACAAAGCCCCGGACGAGATCGTGTCGTTCGAGCAGTTCAAACAGGAAGCCCGTCAGATGGGGCCGGACTGGGGCATGGTGTTCGCAGCGGCCCTGTCGGGCCGCTCGGGTCGCGCGCCCACCAGCGAAGACGCCGAGAAACCGTTGCAGGACATGGTGGAGGCAATCCGCCTGGGGCGCCTGCAGGCGTTCATCCCCTTCAACCCCGAGGGCGAGGCGGTGCAGCTCGGCTGA